One genomic region from Hemiscyllium ocellatum isolate sHemOce1 chromosome 13, sHemOce1.pat.X.cur, whole genome shotgun sequence encodes:
- the LOC132821663 gene encoding thiamine transporter 2-like, giving the protein MLTCCKGSCNAAKSNDWRYPTVLLCAFGFFSMMRPSEPFLTPYLVGPVKNLTTKQVTNEMLPVWTYSYLAMLFPVFVVTDYLRYKPIIVLQGLSYITTWIMLLFAQGILAMQFLEFFFGTASAAEVAYYAYIYSVVSSEHYQKVTSYCRSVTLIAYTLGSILGQILVSVWNVPYFYLNVIALVSVSVAFLSTIPLPMPKRSMFFHRKRTAKIPSMENDKPKSENSSPQNNPDITNCSQLPIMSDGDEDLEKVEKNAIVVLAKLWSDFKECYSSPRIFYWSIWWALATCGYNQVINYIQLLWDHVEPSQNSTVYNGGVEAVSTFVSAGTSFAVGYINLDWSIWGEIALGIFSTVNSGALFAIDLSNNIWICYGGYVVFKATYMLLITIATFQIAVNLSIERYALLFGINTFVALLLQTILTFIVVDSRGLGLDIITQFLIYGSYFAAISGLFFIRGIYTLIQHGQKRKKQIAPEIKGNTAIPEDEKGKAEEF; this is encoded by the exons ATGTTGACATGTTGTAAAGGAAGCTGCAATGCAGCAAAGAGCAATGATTGGCGTTATCCAACAGTGCTTTTGTGTGCCTTTGGGTTTTTCTCAATGATGAGACCTTCAGAGCCTTTTTTAACACCATACCTTGTTGGACCGGTGAAAAACTTAACAACTAAACAG GTTACTAATGAAATGCTTCCAGTTTGGACATATTCTTACTTGGCAATGCTATTTCCAGTCTTTGTGGTCACAGATTATCTAAGATATAAACCGATCATAGTTTTGCAAGGGCTCAGTTATATTACCACTTGGATAATGCTCCTGTTTGCACAAGGAATCCTGGCCATGCAGTTTTTAGAATTCTTCTTTGGGACTGCATCTGCTGCAGAAGTGGCCTATTACGCCTATATTTATAGTGTTGTTAGTTCTGAGCATTATCAAAAAGTGACCAGTTATTGTCGAAGTGTCACATTAATTGCGTACACACTGGGTTCTATTCTGGGTCAAATTTTAGTCTCTGTTTGGAATGTCCCTTATTTCTATctaaatgtgattgcactggttTCAGTATCTGTAGCCTTCCTTTCTACAATTCCCCTGCCAATGCCCAAAAGAAGCATGTTCTTCCACAGGAAAAGGACTGCAAAGATCCCATCAATGGAAAATGACAAGCCGAAGTCTGAAAATAGTAGTCCCCAAAACAACCCTGATAtaacaaactgctcacaattaccCATAATGTCGGATGGAGATGAAGACCTGGAGAAAGTGGAAAAGAATGCAATAGTGGTCCTAGCCAAACTGTGGTCTGATTTCAAAGAGTGCTACTCCTCCCCTCGAATCTTCTACTGGTCTATCTGGTGGGCTTTGGCCACCTGTGGATATAACCAAGTTATAAATTACATACAACTCCTATGGGATCACGTTGAACCATCCCAAAATTCCACAGTTTATAACGGTGGTGTGGAAGCAGTGTCAACTTTTGTGA GTGCTGGTACATCTTTTGCCGTGGGCTATATAAACTTGGACTGGTCAATCTGGGGAGAAATTGCACTGGGCATCTTTTCAACAGTGAATAGCGGTGCTTTATTTGCCATCGACCTGTCAAACAATATCTGGATTTGTTATGGTGGATATGTTGTGTTCAAAGCCACGTACATGTTACTGATTACCATAGCAAC GTTTCAAATAGCAGTTAACCTGAGCATTGAGCGTTATGCTCTTTTGTTCGGAATAAATACCTTTGTAGCCCTCCTACTTCAGACCATTCTGACTTTTATCGTTGTTGATTCGAGGGGCCTTGGCTTGGATATTATTACCCAG TTCCTCATTTATGGAAGTTATTTTGCAGCAATATCAGGACTTTTCTTCATCAGAGGGATTTATACATTAATTCAACATGGGCAGAAAAGAAAGAAGCAAATAGCACCAGAGATCAAAGGAAATACTGCAATCCCTGAAGACGAGAAAGGAAAGGCAGAAGAGTTTTGA